One genomic segment of Actinoplanes ianthinogenes includes these proteins:
- the argF gene encoding ornithine carbamoyltransferase: protein MTLRHFLRDDDLSPQEQSEVLDLAAAMKASRFEHTPLAGPRSVAVFFDKASLRTRLSFEAGIAELGGQPIIVDTQNTHFGRGESLADAGRVVSRYVAAMVYRTHGDERLAELASGVDVPVINALSDGYHPCQLLADLLTIREKLGSTQGKILAYVGDAANNMAHSYLLAGATAGMHVRVAGPSGFDPAPSVVARAAEIAAWTGGSVEVLRDPREAVDGAHVVATDTWTSMGQEADGKDRLTPFRPYQINSALLAKAAPEAIVLHCLPAHRGEEITDEVMDGPQSVVFDEAENRLHAQKALLTWLLAVNQA from the coding sequence GTGACCCTGCGCCACTTCCTCCGCGACGACGACCTGAGCCCGCAGGAGCAGTCCGAGGTCCTCGACCTGGCCGCCGCGATGAAGGCGAGCCGGTTCGAGCACACGCCGCTGGCCGGCCCGCGCTCGGTCGCCGTCTTCTTCGACAAGGCCAGCCTGCGCACCCGGCTGTCGTTCGAGGCCGGCATCGCCGAGCTGGGCGGCCAGCCGATCATCGTGGACACCCAGAACACCCACTTCGGCCGGGGCGAGAGCCTCGCCGACGCCGGCCGGGTCGTGTCCCGGTACGTGGCGGCCATGGTCTATCGCACCCACGGGGACGAGCGGCTCGCCGAGCTGGCCTCCGGCGTCGACGTCCCGGTGATCAACGCGCTCTCCGACGGGTACCACCCCTGCCAGCTGCTGGCCGACCTGCTGACCATCCGGGAGAAACTGGGGTCGACCCAGGGGAAGATCCTGGCGTACGTCGGCGACGCCGCCAACAACATGGCCCACTCCTACCTGCTGGCCGGCGCCACCGCCGGGATGCACGTGCGGGTGGCCGGCCCCTCCGGCTTCGACCCGGCCCCGTCCGTGGTCGCCCGCGCCGCGGAGATCGCCGCGTGGACCGGCGGCTCGGTCGAGGTGCTGCGCGACCCGCGTGAGGCGGTCGACGGCGCGCACGTGGTGGCCACCGACACCTGGACCTCGATGGGGCAGGAGGCCGACGGCAAGGACCGGCTCACCCCGTTCCGGCCGTACCAGATCAACAGCGCGCTGCTGGCCAAGGCCGCGCCCGAGGCGATCGTGCTGCACTGCCTGCCGGCGCACCGCGGCGAGGAGATCACCGACGAGGTGATGGACGGCCCGCAGAGCGTCGTCTTCGACGAGGCGGAGAACCGGCTGCACGCGCAGAAGGCTCTGCTCACCTGGCTGTTGGCGGTCAACCAGGCATGA
- the argH gene encoding argininosuccinate lyase, with translation MPESDEPTRLWGARFAGGPAEALARLSVSVQFDWRLAPYDLLASRAHARVLANAGLLDADELGRMLAALDDLESACAAGEFRPTIEDEDVHTALERGLLERLGALGGKLRAGRSRNDQVATDLRLYLRDHARGVAVALIELADALTEQAARNVDTPAPGMTHVQHAQPVSFGHWLLAHVQPLLRDLERLRDWDVRTAISPLGSGALAGSSLPLDPAAVAKELGFSAPAPNSMDAVADRDFVAEFLFVTALIGVHLSRLGEEVVLWTSTEFGWVELDDAFATGSSIMPQKKNADIAELARGKSGRLVGGLVAVLTMLKGLPLTYDRDMQEDKEPAFDAVDTLELLLPALAGMISTMTVRVDRLAAAAPVGFSLATEVADWLVRRGVPFRDAHEITGKLVALCSARECELEDLTDDDLKTVSEHLDPSVREVLSVASALAARTTPGSTGPGPVREQLATVQHKLDTWRQWAVEKVVPR, from the coding sequence GTGCCGGAGAGTGACGAGCCGACCCGGCTCTGGGGTGCGCGATTCGCCGGTGGCCCGGCGGAGGCCCTGGCCCGGTTGAGCGTCAGCGTCCAGTTCGACTGGCGGCTGGCGCCCTATGACTTGCTCGCCTCCCGCGCGCACGCCCGCGTGCTGGCGAACGCGGGACTGCTCGACGCCGACGAGCTGGGCCGGATGCTGGCCGCGCTGGACGATCTGGAGTCGGCCTGCGCCGCCGGCGAGTTCCGTCCCACCATCGAGGACGAGGACGTGCACACCGCCCTGGAGCGCGGCCTGCTGGAGCGCCTCGGCGCGCTCGGCGGCAAGCTGCGCGCCGGCCGCTCGCGCAACGATCAGGTCGCCACCGACCTCCGGCTCTACCTGCGCGACCACGCCCGCGGGGTGGCCGTCGCGCTGATCGAGCTGGCCGACGCGCTCACCGAGCAGGCCGCGCGCAACGTCGACACCCCGGCGCCCGGGATGACCCACGTGCAGCACGCGCAGCCGGTCAGTTTCGGTCACTGGCTGCTCGCCCACGTGCAGCCGCTGCTGCGCGACCTGGAGCGGCTGCGCGACTGGGACGTGCGGACCGCGATCAGCCCGCTCGGCTCCGGCGCCCTGGCCGGCTCGTCACTGCCGCTCGACCCGGCCGCCGTCGCCAAGGAGCTGGGCTTCTCGGCCCCCGCGCCGAACTCGATGGACGCCGTCGCCGACCGTGACTTCGTCGCCGAGTTCCTCTTCGTGACCGCGCTGATCGGCGTGCACCTGTCCCGGCTCGGCGAGGAGGTCGTCCTCTGGACGTCCACCGAGTTCGGCTGGGTGGAGCTGGACGACGCGTTCGCCACCGGTTCGTCGATCATGCCGCAGAAGAAGAACGCGGACATCGCCGAGCTGGCCCGGGGCAAGAGCGGCCGTCTGGTCGGTGGCCTGGTCGCGGTGCTGACCATGCTCAAGGGTCTGCCGCTGACCTACGACCGGGACATGCAGGAGGACAAGGAGCCGGCCTTCGACGCCGTCGACACCCTGGAGCTGCTGCTCCCCGCCCTGGCCGGGATGATCTCCACGATGACCGTCCGGGTGGACCGCCTCGCGGCCGCCGCCCCGGTCGGCTTCTCGCTGGCCACCGAGGTGGCCGACTGGCTGGTCCGGCGCGGGGTGCCGTTCCGCGACGCGCACGAGATCACCGGCAAGCTGGTGGCGCTCTGCTCGGCCCGCGAGTGCGAGCTGGAGGACCTCACCGACGACGACCTCAAGACGGTGAGCGAGCACCTCGACCCGTCGGTCCGGGAGGTGCTCTCGGTCGCCTCGGCGCTCGCGGCCCGCACGACACCGGGTTCGACCGGCCCGGGCCCGGTCCGCGAGCAGCTCGCGACCGTCCAGCACAAACTGGACACGTGGCGCCAGTGGGCGGTGGAGAAGGTCGTCCCGCGCTGA
- a CDS encoding SigE family RNA polymerase sigma factor produces the protein MVELRQARDVDRDGPADRDFDSFYAAHFQSLTIQLYAYTGDLLNAQDAVQEAFLRAPARWNRTSVLDDPLAWVRRVAWNLATSQWRRARTAALFLRRHRLETVPAPGPDRVALTAALATLPAQHRRVVVLHYLADQSVRDIADQIGVPEGTVKAWLHRGRTALATRLAEKEDEK, from the coding sequence GTGGTCGAGTTACGCCAGGCACGCGACGTCGATCGGGATGGGCCGGCCGACCGGGACTTCGACAGTTTCTACGCCGCCCACTTCCAGTCGCTCACGATTCAGCTGTACGCCTACACCGGGGACCTGCTCAACGCCCAGGACGCCGTGCAGGAGGCGTTCCTGCGCGCACCCGCCCGGTGGAACCGGACGTCCGTCCTGGACGATCCGCTCGCCTGGGTGCGCCGGGTCGCCTGGAATCTGGCGACCAGCCAGTGGCGTCGCGCCCGCACCGCCGCGCTCTTCCTGCGCAGGCACCGCCTGGAGACCGTTCCGGCGCCCGGCCCGGACCGGGTCGCGCTGACCGCCGCGCTCGCCACCCTGCCCGCCCAGCACCGCCGGGTGGTGGTCCTGCACTACCTCGCCGATCAGTCGGTGCGGGACATCGCGGACCAGATCGGCGTGCCCGAGGGAACGGTCAAGGCGTGGCTGCACCGGGGGCGTACCGCGCTGGCCACGCGCCTCGCCGAGAAGGAGGACGAGAAATGA
- a CDS encoding pectate lyase codes for MSAAIVLTLPTSYAFAADNLSLSAGADGSSKAGGTSYGNVRDGDTSTYWAPASTTGYVSVKWSSATTVSSAVIRQASGGGSITGWRVLNADSGAVLTSGSGSPSSISFASTALKKLTFEITAASSAPRIAEFETYAAGGGTTPTTSPTASPSPTGGGTGTPTGTWPTSTGSVSVSGTISVSGTFDGGMKTYCCIGDGSQSESQDPMFEIANGGTLQNVIIGSPAGDGVHCKGTCTIKNVWWNDIGEDAATFQGAGGGTSYVIGGGARSGSDKTFQHNGNGTVSISGFYLSGSGKLYRACGNCSSSYQRNVKIDNVLLNDVDMVAGINTNWGDTATITRVTLTNSASAVVCGQYKGVAKGSEPSYLGEGWNNANCKVTKSDITYK; via the coding sequence GTGAGCGCCGCGATAGTCCTGACCCTGCCGACGTCCTACGCGTTCGCCGCCGACAACCTGAGCCTCAGCGCCGGTGCGGACGGTTCCAGCAAGGCCGGCGGCACCAGCTACGGCAACGTCCGGGACGGCGATACCAGCACATATTGGGCGCCGGCCAGCACGACCGGGTACGTCTCGGTCAAGTGGAGCAGCGCCACCACGGTCTCCTCGGCCGTCATCAGGCAGGCCTCCGGCGGCGGCTCGATCACCGGCTGGCGGGTGCTCAACGCGGACAGCGGCGCCGTCCTGACCAGCGGCAGCGGCAGCCCGAGCAGCATCTCGTTCGCCTCGACCGCGCTGAAGAAGCTGACCTTCGAGATCACCGCCGCGTCCAGCGCGCCGCGGATCGCCGAGTTCGAGACGTACGCCGCGGGCGGCGGCACGACCCCGACGACCAGCCCGACCGCGAGCCCGAGCCCGACCGGCGGCGGCACCGGCACGCCGACCGGCACCTGGCCCACCTCGACCGGCTCGGTGAGCGTCTCCGGCACGATCTCCGTGTCCGGCACCTTCGACGGCGGCATGAAGACGTACTGCTGCATCGGCGACGGCTCGCAGAGCGAGTCACAGGACCCGATGTTCGAGATCGCCAACGGCGGCACCCTCCAGAACGTCATCATCGGCTCGCCCGCCGGTGACGGCGTGCACTGCAAGGGCACGTGCACCATCAAGAACGTCTGGTGGAACGACATCGGTGAGGACGCCGCGACCTTCCAGGGCGCCGGCGGCGGCACCAGCTACGTGATCGGCGGCGGCGCGCGGTCCGGCAGCGACAAGACGTTCCAGCACAACGGGAACGGGACGGTCAGCATCTCCGGCTTCTACCTGAGCGGCTCCGGCAAGCTGTACCGGGCGTGCGGCAACTGCTCCAGTTCCTACCAACGCAACGTCAAGATCGACAACGTGCTGCTGAACGACGTCGACATGGTCGCCGGGATCAACACCAACTGGGGCGACACCGCCACCATCACCCGCGTGACCCTGACCAACAGCGCCAGCGCCGTGGTCTGCGGCCAGTACAAGGGCGTCGCCAAGGGCAGCGAGCCGAGCTACCTCGGCGAGGGCTGGAACAACGCCAACTGCAAGGTCACCAAGAGCGACATCACCTACAAGTAG
- a CDS encoding LacI family DNA-binding transcriptional regulator has translation MRARMADIARQAQVSEATVSRVINDRPGVSAETRQAVLTALDVLGYERPERLRKRSAGLVGLVVPELDNPIFPAFAQVIESTLAQSGYTPVLCTQSPGGVTEDEYVEMLLDRQVSGIVFVSGLHADTTADVERYLRLLARPLPIVLVNGHTDGIDAPFVSCDEQLSGDLAVGHLASLGHTRIGMISGPHRFSPVQRKLAGYRAAMQRELGIPASEVDDLVELTLFGVEGGEVAAERLLNKGVTGIICGSDMMALGAIRAARRRGMDVPSDVSIIGFDDSPLMAFTDPPLTTLRQPVAAMAVAAVRSLVDDINGHGSPRSEYLFRPELVVRNSTAMAPARRKLTADISAA, from the coding sequence ATGCGTGCACGGATGGCGGACATCGCCCGTCAAGCCCAGGTCAGCGAGGCGACGGTCTCTCGCGTCATCAACGACCGCCCCGGCGTCTCCGCGGAGACCAGGCAGGCGGTGCTGACCGCCCTCGACGTGCTCGGTTACGAGCGCCCCGAGCGGCTGCGCAAACGCAGCGCCGGTCTGGTCGGCCTGGTCGTGCCCGAGTTGGACAACCCCATCTTCCCCGCGTTTGCCCAGGTCATCGAGTCGACGCTGGCCCAGTCGGGCTACACGCCGGTGCTCTGCACGCAGTCACCCGGCGGCGTCACCGAGGACGAGTACGTGGAGATGCTGCTGGACCGCCAGGTCTCCGGCATCGTGTTCGTCTCCGGCCTGCACGCCGACACCACCGCCGACGTCGAACGCTACCTTCGGCTGCTCGCCCGGCCGCTGCCGATCGTGCTGGTCAACGGGCACACCGACGGCATCGACGCGCCGTTCGTCTCGTGCGACGAGCAGCTCTCCGGCGACCTGGCGGTCGGGCACCTCGCGTCGCTCGGCCACACCCGGATCGGCATGATCTCCGGCCCGCACCGGTTCAGCCCGGTGCAGCGCAAACTCGCCGGCTACCGCGCCGCCATGCAGCGCGAACTCGGCATTCCGGCGTCCGAGGTGGACGATCTCGTGGAGCTGACGCTGTTCGGCGTCGAGGGTGGCGAGGTGGCCGCCGAGCGCCTGCTGAACAAGGGCGTCACCGGCATCATCTGCGGTTCCGACATGATGGCACTGGGCGCGATCCGGGCCGCGCGGCGCCGCGGGATGGATGTTCCGAGCGACGTGTCGATCATCGGGTTCGACGACTCGCCGCTGATGGCCTTCACCGATCCGCCGCTGACGACGCTGCGCCAGCCGGTCGCGGCCATGGCCGTGGCCGCCGTCCGCTCCCTCGTCGACGACATCAACGGACACGGTTCGCCCAGGTCGGAGTACCTTTTCCGGCCGGAGCTGGTGGTCCGCAACTCGACCGCGATGGCGCCGGCCCGGCGGAAACTGACCGCGGACATCTCGGCCGCCTGA
- the argG gene encoding argininosuccinate synthase, whose product MTKRKIVLAFSGGLDTSYALVDFREKGWDVVTANIDTGGLHSGEAEAVKARAEELGAVEHHVVDARAELYDRVVTYAIKANYLRNGAYPSCVGAERLIQAEKVVEVALKVGATGIAHGSTGAGADHVRYDAVIRALAPHLEIITPVRDERLVREEEAEFLRSRGFAVSEKVKKYSINEGLIGTSIGGEETYGSWEYLPEDAWTYTKSIADAPDEGVELHLSFDKGVVTSAVVDGEPLVSEDAPNYAILSALNVLGGEHGVGRGIHMGSTMVGNLARVGFEAPGMLILIAAHRELEKLVLSNRQQATKAQLGNTYGDLLHEAVYFDPIMDDFRAFLDSSQTRVTGTVRVKLHKGNIVLLGSSSPHSLLDAATRAGIVYGHGSSAWTGEQARAFAHMYAMPGSIARLAASPAE is encoded by the coding sequence ATGACCAAGCGCAAGATCGTTCTCGCCTTCTCCGGTGGGCTGGACACCTCGTACGCCCTCGTGGACTTCCGCGAGAAGGGCTGGGACGTGGTGACCGCCAACATCGACACCGGTGGCCTGCACAGCGGTGAGGCCGAGGCCGTCAAGGCCCGTGCCGAGGAGCTGGGCGCCGTCGAGCACCACGTGGTCGACGCCCGCGCCGAGCTCTACGACCGCGTCGTCACCTACGCGATCAAGGCGAACTACCTGCGCAACGGCGCCTACCCGTCGTGCGTCGGCGCGGAGCGGCTGATCCAGGCGGAGAAGGTCGTCGAGGTCGCCCTCAAGGTCGGCGCCACCGGCATCGCGCACGGCTCCACCGGCGCCGGCGCCGACCACGTCCGGTACGACGCGGTGATCCGCGCCCTCGCCCCGCACCTGGAGATCATCACCCCGGTCCGGGACGAGCGCCTGGTCCGCGAGGAGGAGGCCGAGTTCCTGCGCAGCCGCGGCTTCGCGGTCAGCGAGAAGGTCAAGAAGTACTCGATCAACGAGGGCCTGATCGGCACGTCGATCGGTGGTGAGGAGACCTACGGCTCCTGGGAGTACCTCCCGGAGGACGCCTGGACCTACACCAAGTCGATCGCCGACGCCCCGGACGAGGGTGTCGAGCTGCACCTCAGCTTCGACAAGGGTGTGGTGACCTCGGCCGTCGTGGACGGCGAGCCGCTGGTCTCCGAGGACGCGCCGAACTACGCGATCCTCTCCGCGCTCAACGTCCTCGGCGGCGAGCACGGCGTCGGCCGCGGCATCCACATGGGCTCCACCATGGTCGGCAACCTGGCCCGGGTCGGCTTCGAGGCCCCCGGCATGCTGATCCTCATCGCCGCCCACCGTGAGCTGGAGAAACTGGTCCTCTCCAACCGCCAGCAGGCCACCAAGGCCCAGCTCGGCAACACCTACGGCGACCTGCTCCACGAGGCCGTCTACTTCGACCCGATCATGGACGACTTCCGGGCGTTCCTGGACTCCAGCCAGACGAGGGTCACCGGCACCGTCCGGGTCAAGCTGCACAAGGGCAACATCGTCCTGCTCGGCTCGTCGAGCCCGCACAGCCTGCTGGACGCCGCGACCCGCGCGGGCATCGTGTACGGCCACGGTTCCTCGGCGTGGACCGGGGAGCAGGCGCGGGCCTTCGCCCACATGTATGCGATGCCGGGCAGCATCGCCCGCCTGGCCGCCTCGCCGGCCGAGTAG
- a CDS encoding epimerase translates to MKVVIPGGTGQVGTILDRALTAAGHDVVVLTRSPRASREARRDSREGRRDSREARRDGHQVERENATPGARQVRWDGSTPGDWVDEIDGSDVVINLAGRSVSCRYTPENLAAMMNSRVDSARAVGDAIARAVRPPRVWLQMSTATIYAHRFDAANDEDTGMIGGHEEGVPGYWAYSIEIDRNWEAAQEQAATPHTRKVALRSAMVMSPDRGGVFDVLSRLARLGLGGPVAGGRQYVSWIHDHDFVRAVRFLIDRDDLTGPVNLAAPGPLPQREFMRELRSAWRMPLGLPATACMAELGAFALRTDTELLLKSRRVVPGRLTEAGFTFDHPRWRSAATDLTRRHRECRPGAVRLS, encoded by the coding sequence ATGAAGGTCGTCATTCCCGGAGGTACCGGGCAGGTCGGCACGATCCTGGATCGGGCGCTGACCGCCGCGGGTCACGATGTCGTCGTGCTGACCCGCTCGCCGCGGGCCTCGCGCGAGGCCCGGCGGGACTCTCGCGAAGGCCGCCGGGACTCGCGCGAAGCCCGGCGGGACGGGCATCAGGTCGAGCGGGAGAACGCGACGCCGGGCGCGCGTCAGGTTCGCTGGGACGGCTCGACTCCGGGTGACTGGGTCGACGAGATCGACGGCAGCGACGTCGTCATCAACCTGGCGGGCCGTAGCGTGAGCTGCCGCTACACCCCGGAGAACCTGGCCGCCATGATGAATTCCCGGGTCGACTCGGCCCGCGCGGTCGGCGACGCCATCGCCCGGGCCGTCCGCCCGCCGAGGGTGTGGTTGCAGATGAGCACCGCGACGATCTACGCACACCGCTTCGACGCGGCCAACGACGAGGACACCGGCATGATCGGCGGCCACGAGGAGGGCGTTCCCGGCTACTGGGCCTACAGCATCGAGATCGACCGGAACTGGGAGGCCGCGCAGGAGCAGGCCGCGACCCCGCACACCCGCAAGGTCGCGCTGCGCTCGGCCATGGTGATGAGCCCCGACCGGGGTGGCGTCTTCGACGTGCTGAGCCGGCTCGCCCGTCTCGGCCTCGGCGGCCCGGTGGCCGGCGGCCGGCAGTACGTGTCGTGGATCCACGACCACGACTTCGTCCGCGCCGTCCGCTTCCTGATCGACCGCGACGACCTCACCGGTCCGGTGAACCTGGCCGCTCCCGGCCCCCTCCCGCAGCGCGAGTTCATGCGCGAGCTGCGGTCGGCCTGGCGGATGCCGCTCGGCCTGCCCGCCACCGCCTGCATGGCCGAGCTCGGCGCCTTCGCCCTGCGTACCGACACCGAGCTGCTGCTGAAAAGCCGCCGTGTCGTCCCGGGCCGCCTCACGGAGGCGGGTTTCACGTTCGACCACCCGCGGTGGCGGTCCGCCGCCACCGACCTGACCCGACGCCACCGTGAGTGCCGGCCCGGCGCGGTCCGGTTGAGCTGA
- the dapE gene encoding succinyl-diaminopimelate desuccinylase yields the protein MADLDLTGDVVALTRVICDIPSVSGDEKELADAVEAALRKYPHLEVLRDGDAVVARTNLGRATRVVLAGHLDTVPIAGNLPVVEDGDVLRGRGTVDMKAGVATTLHLAATLTEPRYDVTYVYYDHEEVAAKLNGLGRLVRNHPDWLAGDFAILGEPSDGTVEGGCQGTMRVKITVPGVAAHAARSWIGSNAIHSAGGVLDVLRAYEPRRPVVEGLHYREGLNAVKIEGGIAGNVIPDLCTVFVNYRFAPDRSVEEAEAHLREVFAGFDLEVTDRAPGARPGLDKPAAKEFVELVGRVPQAKLGWTDVSRFAALGIPAVNYGPGDPLQAHTDGEHVPIPEIRTALRNLTTWLS from the coding sequence ATGGCTGATCTCGATCTCACCGGCGACGTCGTCGCCCTCACCCGCGTCATCTGCGACATCCCCTCGGTCAGTGGCGACGAGAAGGAGCTTGCCGACGCCGTCGAGGCAGCGCTTCGGAAATATCCGCACCTGGAGGTGCTGCGCGACGGTGACGCCGTGGTCGCCCGGACCAACCTGGGCCGTGCCACCCGGGTCGTGCTCGCCGGCCACCTCGACACCGTGCCGATCGCCGGCAACCTGCCGGTCGTCGAGGACGGCGACGTCCTGCGCGGCCGCGGCACCGTCGACATGAAGGCCGGCGTCGCCACCACGCTGCATCTCGCCGCGACGCTGACCGAGCCGCGCTACGACGTCACCTATGTCTACTACGACCACGAGGAGGTCGCCGCCAAGCTGAACGGTCTCGGCCGCCTCGTCCGCAACCACCCGGACTGGCTGGCCGGCGACTTCGCCATCCTCGGCGAGCCCAGCGACGGCACGGTCGAGGGCGGCTGCCAGGGCACCATGCGCGTGAAGATCACGGTGCCGGGCGTGGCCGCGCACGCCGCCCGCTCCTGGATCGGCAGCAACGCGATCCACAGCGCGGGCGGGGTTCTGGACGTGCTCCGAGCCTACGAGCCACGGCGCCCCGTCGTGGAGGGCCTGCACTATCGCGAGGGCCTCAACGCCGTGAAGATCGAGGGTGGCATCGCCGGCAACGTGATCCCCGACCTGTGCACCGTCTTCGTGAACTATCGCTTCGCCCCGGACCGCTCGGTCGAGGAGGCCGAGGCGCACCTGCGCGAGGTCTTCGCCGGCTTCGACCTGGAGGTCACCGACCGCGCCCCCGGCGCCCGCCCCGGCCTCGACAAGCCGGCCGCCAAAGAGTTCGTCGAGCTGGTCGGCCGCGTCCCGCAGGCCAAACTGGGCTGGACCGACGTGTCCCGCTTCGCCGCCCTCGGCATCCCGGCCGTCAACTACGGCCCCGGCGACCCGCTCCAGGCACACACCGACGGCGAGCACGTCCCGATCCCGGAGATCCGCACCGCCCTGCGGAACCTCACGACCTGGCTGAGCTGA
- a CDS encoding leucine-rich repeat domain-containing protein encodes MFGNRFADAAGPAGAQPDRDRCGCVGHSTRTRPAEVSFHADRQDTASPGWRHLLALIDEAAADGRPVFKPFVELAPEERRQIITLPPTIAGLTEVRHLVLYGTNLVRLPPEIGAMTALEVFEPYTSHRLHWYPYELTRCTRLRASTVSTRVLYGNVKFRPPFPSLPPASEVDPARLDPAVSGTDRAGTCSVCDGPVSAELHQVWISQAVATDVLPLLVNACSAACVAALPRGHQGYVATPHRGGPGLVQPASRR; translated from the coding sequence GTGTTCGGGAACCGATTCGCCGACGCCGCCGGGCCCGCCGGGGCGCAGCCGGACCGGGACCGCTGCGGGTGCGTCGGGCACTCGACCCGAACCCGGCCCGCCGAGGTGAGCTTCCACGCCGACCGGCAGGACACCGCGAGCCCCGGCTGGCGGCACCTGCTGGCGCTGATCGACGAGGCCGCGGCGGACGGCCGGCCGGTCTTCAAGCCGTTCGTGGAGTTGGCTCCCGAGGAGCGCCGGCAGATCATCACGCTGCCACCCACGATCGCCGGCCTGACCGAGGTCCGGCACCTCGTGCTGTACGGCACCAACCTGGTCCGGCTCCCGCCCGAGATCGGGGCGATGACCGCCCTGGAGGTGTTCGAGCCGTACACGTCGCATCGGCTGCACTGGTATCCGTACGAGCTGACCAGGTGCACCCGGCTGCGCGCGAGCACGGTCAGCACCCGCGTGCTGTACGGCAACGTCAAGTTCCGGCCGCCGTTCCCGAGCCTGCCCCCGGCGAGCGAGGTCGACCCCGCCCGGCTCGATCCCGCGGTCAGCGGGACCGATCGGGCCGGCACGTGCAGCGTGTGCGACGGCCCGGTCAGCGCCGAGCTGCACCAGGTGTGGATCTCTCAGGCGGTGGCCACCGACGTGCTGCCTTTGCTGGTCAACGCCTGCTCGGCGGCGTGCGTGGCGGCGCTCCCGCGGGGCCACCAGGGGTACGTCGCCACACCGCACCGGGGCGGTCCCGGGCTGGTGCAGCCGGCGTCCCGCCGGTGA
- a CDS encoding arginine repressor: MSGPITRAGRHARIVELIRSRTVRSQTELADLLAAEGVQVTQATLSRDLEELNAVKVSGAYLIPEDGKRPLRETTGQGPARLIRLLKELLTGVDASGNIAVLRTPPGAAQFLASALDRSGLADVVGTIAGDDTILVVARDNGPTSGAALAEKLGNWSRSDADPREEHQ; this comes from the coding sequence ATGAGCGGTCCGATCACCAGGGCGGGGCGGCACGCCCGGATCGTGGAGCTGATCCGGAGCCGGACGGTGCGCTCCCAGACCGAACTGGCCGACCTGCTCGCCGCCGAGGGCGTGCAGGTCACCCAGGCCACGCTCTCCCGTGACCTGGAGGAGCTGAACGCGGTCAAGGTCAGCGGCGCCTACCTGATCCCGGAGGACGGCAAGCGGCCGCTGCGCGAGACCACCGGGCAGGGCCCGGCCCGGCTGATCCGGCTGCTCAAGGAGCTGCTCACCGGCGTCGACGCGAGCGGCAACATCGCGGTCCTGCGCACCCCGCCGGGCGCCGCCCAGTTCCTGGCCAGCGCGCTGGACCGCTCCGGCCTCGCGGACGTGGTCGGCACCATCGCCGGCGATGACACCATCCTGGTCGTGGCCCGGGACAACGGGCCCACCTCGGGCGCGGCCCTGGCCGAGAAACTCGGCAACTGGAGCCGGTCGGACGCCGATCCTCGTGAGGAGCACCAATGA